Proteins found in one Geomonas subterranea genomic segment:
- a CDS encoding cytochrome c3 family protein, with product MLKKLGSILFIAYALSVLCGCDPVTLHKVTSTIFDGVPSLPPAEQLCQEYQATKAEDEKKKDNVKLASDAAASGSSHLPYREKRCNACHDKTQDSGLIKPKAQLCFVCHPKIIKGSMAHGPAAVGSCLECHEPHSSNYPALMKAEKGKLCAGCHQEKRLALAMHQKVSSNGMFCMDCHDPHGGASAYFLR from the coding sequence ATGCTGAAAAAGCTAGGGTCCATACTTTTTATTGCTTATGCGTTGAGCGTGCTATGCGGTTGCGATCCGGTCACCCTGCACAAGGTCACGTCCACCATCTTCGATGGGGTGCCCAGCCTCCCACCTGCGGAACAGTTGTGTCAGGAGTACCAGGCGACCAAGGCGGAAGACGAGAAAAAGAAGGACAACGTCAAGTTGGCGTCGGATGCCGCTGCTTCAGGTTCCAGCCATCTTCCTTACCGTGAAAAACGCTGCAACGCCTGTCACGACAAGACCCAGGACTCCGGGTTGATAAAGCCCAAGGCGCAGCTGTGCTTCGTATGTCACCCGAAAATCATCAAGGGGAGCATGGCTCACGGCCCGGCCGCTGTCGGCAGCTGCCTCGAGTGCCACGAACCGCATTCCTCCAACTACCCCGCGCTCATGAAGGCTGAGAAGGGGAAGCTTTGCGCAGGGTGCCACCAGGAGAAACGGCTCGCACTGGCGATGCACCAGAAAGTCTCTTCCAACGGTATGTTTTGCATGGACTGTCATGATCCCCATGGCGGCGCCTCTGCGTACTTCCTCCGCTAG
- a CDS encoding two-component system sensor histidine kinase NtrB encodes MPLANRPAGLVRGVSLTACVVAISLLHYLTPLRLGMLHDIFQRLYYIPIILAAYWFGFRGGIGCALLVTVAYAPHILFQWGGHISMEMEKYLEVILYNVVGGITGFLSQQERCRREELEQTAQGLEDSYRQLKTQSELIIRIEEQLRRAERLSALGELSAILAHEIRNPLASIRGTAEILMEQGTPAERRGEFLEILVKESDRLNRVVEDFLRMARPEPADRRECDINEELANMVTLLSAQARGCGVSLELSRGTVPRLVADPEKLRQAFLNLMLNAIQASAEGGSVQVATSFDREAGLVEIRISDQGAGIAPDAIAQIFEPFFTTKGSGTGLGLPITKKIIEGHGGSVEVTSEPGKGATFKVRIPAGE; translated from the coding sequence GTGCCCCTCGCCAATAGACCTGCCGGCCTGGTCAGAGGGGTCTCCCTGACCGCCTGTGTCGTGGCGATCAGCCTTTTGCACTACCTGACGCCGCTGAGGCTCGGGATGCTGCACGACATCTTCCAGCGCCTGTACTATATCCCGATCATCCTTGCGGCCTACTGGTTCGGGTTCCGCGGCGGCATCGGCTGCGCCCTCCTGGTTACCGTCGCCTACGCCCCGCATATCCTGTTCCAGTGGGGCGGGCACATCTCCATGGAGATGGAGAAGTACCTGGAGGTGATCCTGTACAACGTGGTGGGGGGGATCACCGGTTTTCTGTCGCAGCAGGAGCGCTGCCGGCGCGAGGAACTGGAACAGACCGCGCAGGGGCTCGAGGACTCCTACCGGCAGCTGAAGACCCAGTCCGAGCTGATCATCAGGATCGAGGAACAGCTGCGGCGCGCCGAGCGGCTGTCGGCCCTGGGGGAACTCTCCGCCATACTGGCCCACGAGATCCGGAACCCGCTGGCATCGATCCGGGGCACCGCGGAGATCCTGATGGAGCAGGGGACCCCGGCCGAGCGGCGGGGCGAGTTCCTCGAGATCCTGGTCAAGGAGTCGGACCGGCTGAACCGGGTGGTGGAGGACTTTTTGCGCATGGCCCGTCCCGAGCCGGCGGACCGGAGGGAATGCGACATCAACGAGGAACTCGCCAACATGGTGACCCTGCTGTCGGCCCAGGCGCGCGGCTGCGGGGTGAGCCTCGAGCTTTCCCGCGGGACGGTGCCGCGGCTGGTGGCGGACCCGGAGAAGCTGCGCCAGGCTTTCCTGAACCTCATGCTTAACGCGATCCAGGCCTCGGCGGAGGGAGGGAGCGTGCAGGTGGCAACCTCTTTTGACCGGGAGGCCGGTCTTGTGGAGATCCGCATCTCCGACCAGGGTGCCGGGATCGCCCCCGACGCCATCGCCCAGATCTTCGAGCCCTTCTTCACCACCAAGGGGAGCGGCACGGGGCTGGGACTTCCGATCACCAAGAAGATCATTGAGGGGCATGGCGGCAGTGTCGAGGTGACCAGCGAGCCGGGGAAGGGAGCGACCTTCAAGGTGCGGATCCCCGCCGGGGAGTGA
- a CDS encoding DUF2318 domain-containing protein, with product MVQSSKKGFTTLLLVAIALVAMATVAFAFSLPGMGKYEKVKPAGGSVTIPVAKVSDGKTHYYKFADAGSEINFFIVKGSDGQLHIAFDACDVCYREKKGYEQQGDKMNCLNCNQKFAINRIGAASAGGCNPSHLPAKVDGGKVTISVGDLKAGARFF from the coding sequence ATGGTTCAGTCAAGCAAAAAAGGATTCACAACCCTCCTCCTGGTCGCCATCGCCCTCGTCGCCATGGCGACCGTCGCCTTCGCCTTCAGCCTTCCGGGTATGGGGAAATACGAGAAGGTGAAGCCGGCCGGCGGCAGCGTCACCATCCCGGTCGCCAAGGTGAGCGACGGCAAAACGCACTACTACAAGTTCGCCGACGCCGGCAGCGAGATCAACTTCTTCATCGTCAAGGGAAGCGACGGACAGCTTCACATCGCCTTCGACGCCTGCGACGTCTGCTACCGCGAGAAGAAGGGGTACGAGCAGCAGGGGGACAAGATGAACTGCCTGAACTGCAACCAGAAGTTCGCCATCAACCGGATCGGTGCGGCCTCGGCCGGCGGTTGCAACCCTTCCCACCTTCCCGCCAAGGTCGACGGCGGCAAGGTGACCATCTCGGTCGGAGATTTGAAGGCGGGGGCACGCTTCTTCTAG
- a CDS encoding ferredoxin has protein sequence MARRPWVDKEQCISCGICVANCPQVFRFDAHGKSECYDPAGAEEEVIRTQAVELCPVSCIGWEER, from the coding sequence GTGGCAAGAAGACCATGGGTGGACAAGGAACAATGCATCAGCTGCGGCATCTGCGTAGCGAACTGCCCGCAGGTGTTCCGCTTCGACGCGCACGGCAAGTCGGAGTGCTACGACCCCGCCGGCGCCGAGGAGGAAGTGATCCGGACGCAGGCGGTGGAGCTTTGCCCGGTGTCGTGCATCGGATGGGAGGAGCGCTAG
- a CDS encoding arsenosugar biosynthesis-associated peroxidase-like protein yields METYYDPKDLGSFAEIGKDAPELAGKFFDYYNEVFAEGDLTEREKALIALAVAHTVQCPYCIDAYTRACLEKGSHLGEMTEALHVVTAIRGGASLVHGVQMRKIAEKLSL; encoded by the coding sequence ATGGAAACGTATTACGACCCCAAGGATTTGGGGAGCTTCGCCGAGATCGGCAAAGACGCGCCGGAACTGGCCGGGAAGTTCTTCGACTACTACAACGAGGTCTTTGCCGAGGGGGACCTCACCGAGCGGGAAAAGGCTCTCATCGCCCTTGCCGTCGCCCATACCGTGCAGTGTCCCTACTGCATCGACGCCTATACCCGGGCGTGCCTGGAGAAAGGGTCGCATCTGGGCGAGATGACCGAGGCGCTGCACGTGGTGACGGCCATTCGCGGCGGCGCATCCCTGGTGCATGGCGTGCAGATGCGCAAGATCGCCGAGAAACTCTCGCTTTAG
- a CDS encoding 6-bladed beta-propeller — translation MRIHGCGRGSTWRQRLLWAGVGGAMMLLLAACATPVVPLLQRGDAAGPQWPEPPMRAKIRWVKSIETPQDAGIARSAWRHAVEFFTGAAADNIVKPHGVYFDEAGRLFVADAGVGVVHLFDTRNGAYKRITGPSGLPFRSPIGLAQDDAGGLFISDSAADTVYRYDLASGDVTPFCREMARPTGIAYNRVNKLLYVAETGYGRVVALDRNAGQKLTIHTSKSGEGLFNKPIDLAVDRAGRVYVNDPLNYKINVFTPDGRLQQRFGEMGDAPGQMDKPKGIAVDAEGRIFVCDSLLDTVQLFDASGVYMFSFGANGTGAGDFWMPSGIHIASNWVFVSDTYNNRVQVFQILSNEDSVDDEPASQPTSKR, via the coding sequence ATGCGTATCCATGGTTGCGGCAGAGGGAGCACGTGGCGGCAGCGGCTTCTCTGGGCGGGGGTGGGGGGCGCTATGATGCTGCTCTTGGCGGCATGCGCGACCCCGGTCGTCCCGCTTTTGCAGCGCGGTGATGCGGCCGGGCCCCAGTGGCCAGAGCCCCCGATGCGCGCCAAGATCCGCTGGGTCAAGAGCATCGAGACTCCCCAGGACGCTGGGATAGCACGCAGCGCCTGGAGGCACGCCGTGGAATTCTTCACAGGGGCCGCGGCGGACAACATCGTCAAGCCGCACGGTGTTTATTTCGACGAAGCCGGCCGGCTGTTTGTCGCGGATGCCGGCGTCGGAGTGGTGCACCTGTTCGACACCAGGAACGGGGCCTACAAAAGGATAACCGGCCCCTCCGGGCTACCTTTCCGTTCACCGATCGGCCTCGCACAGGACGACGCGGGCGGCCTCTTCATCTCCGATTCCGCAGCGGACACCGTCTACCGTTACGATCTGGCCAGCGGTGACGTCACCCCGTTTTGTCGGGAGATGGCCCGGCCCACCGGCATTGCCTACAACAGGGTGAACAAGCTTCTCTACGTCGCCGAAACGGGATACGGGCGCGTGGTGGCCCTGGACCGCAACGCCGGGCAGAAGCTCACCATCCATACCTCGAAGAGTGGGGAAGGTCTGTTCAACAAGCCCATCGACCTGGCCGTTGACCGGGCCGGACGCGTCTACGTCAACGACCCGCTCAATTACAAGATCAACGTCTTCACCCCGGACGGCAGGCTGCAGCAGCGGTTCGGCGAAATGGGTGACGCCCCCGGGCAGATGGACAAGCCTAAGGGGATCGCGGTGGACGCCGAGGGGCGCATCTTCGTCTGCGATTCGCTGCTCGACACGGTGCAGCTCTTCGACGCCAGTGGCGTGTACATGTTCAGTTTCGGCGCCAACGGAACCGGCGCCGGCGACTTCTGGATGCCATCGGGGATCCACATCGCCAGTAACTGGGTCTTTGTTTCCGATACCTACAATAATCGCGTGCAGGTATTCCAGATCCTCTCCAACGAGGACTCCGTGGATGATGAACCGGCTTCGCAGCCAACCAGTAAGAGGTGA
- a CDS encoding acyltransferase, whose product MRATMSGGILQRVLGKLAMLAPGGYSLRPWLHKIRGVHMGKNVWISQLVYLDDQHPEKIAIGDNVTIGLRCTVFAHFYLGDRCPEEVKGGVVIGNDVFIGPNCTILHGVTIGAGAVVVAGSVVTRNVPAGVLYGPPAAEPLARITHPLTENGQVQYQKFLFGLKKL is encoded by the coding sequence ATGCGAGCGACGATGAGCGGCGGGATCCTGCAGAGGGTTCTGGGGAAGCTGGCGATGTTGGCTCCCGGCGGTTATTCGTTGCGTCCCTGGCTGCACAAGATCCGTGGCGTGCACATGGGGAAAAACGTCTGGATCAGTCAGTTGGTCTACCTGGATGACCAGCATCCCGAAAAGATCGCCATCGGCGACAACGTCACCATCGGGCTGCGTTGCACTGTCTTTGCCCACTTCTACCTGGGCGACCGTTGTCCCGAGGAGGTGAAGGGGGGGGTGGTCATCGGTAACGACGTATTCATCGGCCCCAACTGCACTATCCTGCACGGCGTCACCATCGGGGCGGGGGCCGTGGTGGTGGCGGGAAGCGTGGTAACCAGAAACGTTCCCGCCGGCGTCCTTTACGGACCGCCGGCGGCCGAGCCTCTGGCCCGCATCACCCATCCGCTCACGGAAAACGGCCAGGTCCAGTACCAGAAGTTCCTCTTCGGTCTCAAGAAACTCTAG
- a CDS encoding ubiquinol-cytochrome c reductase iron-sulfur subunit — MENEGRRKFLGVCVAGATAAAAVAAGYPVFRYLAPRTGQGGAAKLVIPAGELKEGDAKFFEFAGSSAVLIKTKTGELVALSAVCTHLGCIVQWVKEKQQFLCPCHGGQFSTDGSVLGGPPPRPLAKIPLTVTEGNITIG, encoded by the coding sequence ATGGAGAACGAGGGAAGGAGGAAGTTTCTCGGGGTCTGCGTGGCCGGAGCCACGGCCGCCGCAGCGGTTGCCGCGGGCTATCCGGTTTTCCGTTATCTGGCTCCCAGAACGGGCCAGGGGGGAGCCGCCAAGCTGGTTATTCCGGCGGGAGAGCTCAAGGAGGGGGACGCCAAGTTCTTCGAGTTCGCCGGTTCCTCGGCCGTGCTGATCAAGACCAAGACGGGCGAGCTGGTCGCCCTTTCCGCTGTCTGCACCCATCTTGGCTGCATCGTGCAGTGGGTCAAGGAGAAGCAGCAGTTTCTCTGCCCCTGCCACGGCGGCCAGTTCTCCACCGACGGCTCGGTGCTGGGAGGCCCCCCGCCGCGCCCGCTCGCCAAGATCCCGCTCACCGTCACCGAAGGCAACATCACCATCGGCTAA
- a CDS encoding cytochrome c3 family protein, with product MKVLSLASTALAALALFCCSPALGASCTTTECHAPLSAFKYPHAPVKEGDCSPCHSLKGKEHPVKGTKTFELTAKGSALCKDCHDVPGQKKVVHAPVSEGDCVSCHKPHGANNRFLLDVGEDRSKLCFNCHDAAPFKAKFMHGPAAVGSCNACHDPHASAENRLMKDKTRTICLGCHADFASQLKQATYVHPPVSKDPCTACHDPHGSAVEMFLKVKSPDLCVGCHAKIGKQIGQVKVPHKPMLEKGGCSNCHSAHFSKGKKLLSGSEMEVCLSCHVKGKAGNLRDIQAEIKDKKYLHGPLQKGSCSACHDPHGSDNARLLRGKYPEDLYAPYQDGLYDACLKCHDRNLLRFPETTIYTKFRNGNRNLHIVHVKIRKGRTCRICHEPHASDGEKLISKAGARFGDWKIPINFVVSGTGGSCAPGCHRPFSYDRQSPVKYN from the coding sequence ATGAAAGTGTTGTCTTTAGCGTCAACTGCTTTGGCCGCCCTCGCGCTCTTTTGCTGCAGTCCGGCCCTCGGTGCGTCCTGTACGACAACGGAATGCCACGCCCCCCTCTCCGCCTTCAAGTATCCCCACGCCCCGGTCAAGGAGGGAGACTGCTCCCCCTGTCACAGCCTGAAGGGAAAGGAGCACCCTGTGAAGGGGACGAAGACCTTCGAGCTGACAGCGAAGGGATCGGCCCTTTGCAAGGATTGCCATGACGTGCCTGGACAAAAGAAGGTGGTGCATGCGCCGGTGAGTGAAGGGGATTGCGTCAGTTGCCACAAGCCTCACGGCGCCAACAACCGCTTCCTTCTCGACGTGGGCGAAGATCGCTCCAAGCTCTGTTTCAACTGTCATGACGCCGCTCCCTTCAAGGCCAAGTTCATGCACGGGCCGGCCGCGGTCGGCTCCTGCAACGCCTGTCATGACCCTCACGCCTCCGCCGAAAACCGGCTCATGAAGGATAAGACACGCACCATCTGCCTGGGGTGCCACGCCGATTTCGCCTCACAGCTGAAGCAAGCCACCTACGTGCACCCTCCCGTTTCCAAGGATCCCTGCACGGCCTGTCACGACCCCCATGGCTCCGCCGTCGAGATGTTCCTCAAGGTCAAGTCCCCCGACCTTTGCGTCGGGTGCCATGCGAAGATTGGCAAGCAGATCGGCCAGGTCAAAGTGCCGCACAAGCCGATGCTGGAAAAGGGTGGCTGCTCGAACTGCCATTCCGCTCATTTCTCCAAGGGGAAGAAGCTTCTCTCCGGCAGCGAGATGGAGGTCTGCCTCTCCTGCCATGTCAAGGGGAAGGCGGGTAACCTGCGAGACATCCAGGCCGAGATCAAGGACAAGAAGTACCTGCACGGTCCGCTTCAGAAAGGTTCCTGCAGTGCCTGCCACGACCCGCACGGCTCCGACAACGCGCGGCTTTTGCGCGGCAAGTATCCCGAGGACCTTTACGCTCCGTACCAGGACGGTCTCTACGACGCCTGTCTGAAGTGCCACGACAGGAACCTGCTCAGGTTCCCAGAAACGACCATCTACACCAAGTTCAGAAACGGCAACCGCAACCTGCACATAGTTCACGTCAAAATCCGCAAGGGTCGCACCTGTCGCATCTGCCATGAACCGCACGCAAGCGACGGCGAGAAGTTGATCAGCAAGGCCGGCGCGCGGTTCGGAGACTGGAAAATACCGATCAACTTCGTCGTCAGCGGGACCGGCGGCAGCTGCGCGCCCGGTTGCCACAGACCGTTCAGTTACGACCGGCAGAGCCCGGTGAAGTACAACTAG
- a CDS encoding heavy-metal-associated domain-containing protein: MRNKILNTALVFFVVAVLAIFAFYVRVGATADQVVVLRTSGMTCGSCVKKITDALQSQRGVAATEVDLESGVVIAGYDSKQTAPEKLAQAVQKIGFYSQVAQVVTPQQFRGIVGRDVGGKAAPGGCCGSRGCGAAK; this comes from the coding sequence ATGAGAAACAAGATCCTGAACACCGCGCTCGTCTTCTTCGTCGTCGCGGTCCTGGCAATTTTCGCATTTTACGTGCGGGTCGGCGCCACCGCCGATCAGGTGGTGGTGCTGCGCACCTCGGGGATGACCTGCGGCAGTTGCGTGAAGAAGATCACCGACGCACTGCAGTCCCAGCGGGGGGTCGCGGCCACGGAGGTGGATCTGGAGTCGGGGGTGGTCATCGCCGGGTACGACTCGAAGCAGACCGCGCCCGAGAAACTCGCCCAGGCGGTGCAAAAGATCGGTTTCTACTCTCAGGTGGCACAGGTGGTCACCCCGCAGCAGTTCCGCGGCATCGTCGGGCGGGACGTCGGCGGCAAGGCGGCGCCCGGTGGATGCTGTGGCTCGCGGGGGTGCGGCGCCGCCAAATAG
- a CDS encoding cytochrome b — translation MLKRLYRWLDLRIGVGEIVEKELTGYLLPRNINEWYSLGSVLLVIFALQVITGMLLMIYYVPDADKAFKSVTFIMNEVPFGWLIRLCHAVGSNMMVAVLILHMLSTLLMGSYKAPRELNWVTGFTLLALVQGISLTGYLAPWSQLSFWATTVATNSASAIPVAGPYLVEFLRGGKLVGPPTLGRFFALHAAVLPVVIAAFIGAHLFLLKRTGISAPPFGREGTATPFEAQQYHYQGHPGGIPFFPNYVLQDLSSISIYFAVFLAVVFFWPGMPFTPDAFVPADPFKTPAHIKPEWYFLANYQTLKIFPSELLGLSVQAAAMTFLALLPFIDRSPERHPLKRPVFLTLVIAGILLWIALSVWGHLS, via the coding sequence ATGCTAAAGAGGCTGTACCGCTGGCTCGACCTGCGCATCGGGGTCGGCGAGATCGTGGAGAAGGAGCTGACCGGCTACCTGCTGCCGCGCAACATCAACGAGTGGTATTCACTTGGGAGCGTGCTCCTTGTGATCTTCGCCTTGCAGGTGATCACCGGCATGCTGCTCATGATCTATTACGTCCCCGACGCGGACAAGGCCTTCAAAAGCGTCACCTTCATCATGAACGAGGTCCCCTTCGGCTGGCTGATCCGCCTGTGTCACGCGGTGGGCTCCAACATGATGGTGGCGGTGCTGATCCTGCACATGCTCTCCACCCTGCTCATGGGGAGCTATAAGGCCCCGCGCGAGCTTAACTGGGTCACCGGCTTCACCCTGCTCGCACTGGTGCAGGGGATCTCCCTCACCGGCTACCTGGCCCCCTGGAGCCAGCTCTCCTTCTGGGCCACCACGGTTGCCACCAACAGCGCCAGCGCGATTCCGGTGGCGGGCCCCTACCTGGTGGAGTTCCTGCGCGGCGGCAAACTGGTGGGCCCGCCCACACTGGGACGCTTCTTCGCCCTGCACGCGGCGGTACTTCCCGTGGTGATCGCGGCCTTCATCGGGGCGCACCTGTTCCTTTTGAAGCGCACCGGAATCTCGGCTCCCCCCTTCGGCAGGGAGGGAACCGCGACTCCCTTCGAGGCGCAACAGTACCACTACCAGGGGCACCCCGGCGGAATCCCCTTCTTCCCCAACTACGTGCTGCAGGACCTGAGTTCGATCTCCATCTACTTCGCCGTCTTCCTGGCCGTCGTCTTTTTCTGGCCCGGCATGCCCTTCACACCTGACGCCTTCGTGCCGGCCGACCCCTTCAAGACGCCGGCGCACATCAAGCCGGAGTGGTACTTTCTGGCCAACTACCAGACCCTGAAGATCTTCCCGAGCGAGCTTTTGGGGCTCTCGGTTCAGGCGGCGGCGATGACCTTCCTGGCACTGCTTCCCTTCATCGACCGGTCTCCGGAGCGGCATCCGTTGAAGCGCCCGGTATTCCTGACCCTGGTGATCGCGGGCATCCTGCTCTGGATCGCTCTTAGCGTATGGGGGCACCTGTCATGA
- a CDS encoding SDR family NAD(P)-dependent oxidoreductase, with translation MPASTDMTGKICLVTEASSGIGRATALALARGGATLIGVGRDHVRCERSAEGIKRKSGNYRVEFWQADLSRQEEVRALARRFHAVHPRLDLLVNNAGGRFDRRITTADGVEMTFALNHLGYFLLTLLLLERLRQAGRARVVNVASGAHRACPGIDFDDLNLERGYDGRRAYAQSKLANLLFTYELARRLEGTGVTANAAAPGNVLTRFSLNNGVVSWLSHVVGSLRSGTLVGPGRGARTVLYLARAGELAGKSGGYYAGEQEAPSSPASYDQAAAGRLWRTSLELTGLASQAGKGRVP, from the coding sequence ATGCCCGCGTCGACAGACATGACCGGCAAGATCTGCCTCGTTACCGAGGCGAGTTCGGGAATAGGCAGGGCGACCGCCCTCGCCCTGGCCCGGGGCGGAGCTACCCTCATCGGGGTGGGACGGGATCACGTGCGCTGCGAAAGAAGCGCCGAGGGAATCAAGCGGAAAAGCGGCAACTACCGGGTGGAGTTCTGGCAGGCGGATCTCTCGAGGCAGGAGGAGGTCCGCGCCCTCGCCCGGCGGTTTCACGCGGTCCACCCCCGCCTGGATCTGCTGGTGAACAACGCCGGGGGGAGGTTCGACCGGCGCATCACTACCGCCGACGGCGTGGAAATGACCTTCGCCCTGAACCACCTGGGGTACTTCCTTTTGACCCTGCTCCTTCTGGAGCGGCTGCGCCAGGCGGGACGGGCCAGGGTGGTGAATGTGGCCTCGGGTGCGCACCGCGCCTGCCCCGGAATTGATTTCGACGACCTGAACCTCGAGCGGGGGTACGACGGGAGGAGGGCGTATGCGCAGTCCAAGTTGGCAAACCTGCTCTTCACCTACGAACTGGCCCGCCGCCTGGAGGGAACCGGGGTCACGGCGAACGCGGCGGCGCCGGGCAACGTGCTCACCCGTTTTTCGCTCAACAACGGGGTGGTGAGCTGGCTCTCACATGTCGTTGGCTCCTTGCGAAGCGGAACGCTGGTCGGGCCGGGGCGGGGGGCGCGCACAGTGCTCTACCTCGCACGCGCCGGCGAGTTGGCCGGCAAAAGTGGCGGCTACTACGCGGGGGAGCAGGAAGCCCCGTCCTCACCGGCCTCCTACGACCAGGCCGCGGCGGGGCGTCTATGGAGGACGAGCCTGGAACTTACGGGCCTTGCCAGCCAGGCTGGGAAAGGGAGGGTGCCATGA
- a CDS encoding cytochrome c3 family protein has protein sequence MTRKMTLAILFLAPLLFLQPALAAPVEQPETVCIQCHSSLPDRLGAPVNLWRGSIHAENGISCNGCHGGDPKDAANAMTPQRGFLGAPKEKDIPGFCGRCHPGVYKDYLSSAHGRALGAGGPTCVTCHGNHQVVKASLALINEKSCTRCHSFERAQAIRDAMQQTEEYIDNISRRIAGFQASGVDTEKMGKSLFAVRNRFHTLFHDVDVARVKGESAAINKELGKLDAALKEIEQSHQKRRVAGGIAVGFMVLLAFLFHLMKKSYD, from the coding sequence ATGACAAGGAAAATGACCCTGGCCATCCTGTTCCTCGCCCCGCTCCTCTTCCTGCAACCGGCACTGGCCGCGCCGGTGGAGCAGCCGGAGACGGTCTGCATCCAATGCCACTCCTCGCTGCCGGACCGGCTCGGCGCACCGGTCAACCTCTGGCGCGGCAGCATCCACGCCGAGAACGGGATCTCCTGCAACGGCTGCCACGGCGGCGACCCCAAGGACGCGGCCAACGCCATGACGCCGCAGCGCGGGTTTCTGGGTGCACCGAAGGAGAAGGACATTCCCGGTTTTTGCGGGCGCTGCCATCCCGGCGTTTACAAGGATTACCTCTCCAGCGCGCACGGCCGCGCGCTCGGCGCCGGCGGCCCCACCTGCGTGACCTGTCACGGCAACCACCAGGTGGTGAAGGCGTCGCTTGCCCTCATCAACGAAAAGAGCTGCACCCGCTGCCACAGCTTCGAAAGGGCGCAGGCGATCCGGGATGCCATGCAGCAGACCGAGGAGTACATCGACAACATCTCGCGCCGGATCGCCGGCTTCCAGGCAAGCGGCGTCGACACCGAGAAGATGGGTAAGTCGCTTTTCGCCGTGAGGAACCGCTTCCACACCCTGTTCCATGACGTGGACGTGGCGCGGGTGAAGGGGGAATCGGCAGCCATCAACAAGGAGCTAGGAAAACTGGATGCGGCCTTGAAGGAGATCGAACAGTCGCACCAGAAAAGGCGGGTGGCGGGAGGGATCGCGGTCGGCTTCATGGTCCTGCTCGCGTTCCTGTTCCACCTGATGAAGAAGAGTTACGACTAG